Proteins encoded together in one Impatiens glandulifera chromosome 1, dImpGla2.1, whole genome shotgun sequence window:
- the LOC124919910 gene encoding protein INVOLVED IN DE NOVO 2, which translates to MDSDISESEMEEYQVKTYEELNNGIKRVRTSNDAFTCPYCPKKRKGDYQYKELLQHASGIGNGNSAKRTVRDKANHQGLTKYLEANMGADAGGSSEPVAKTKDDTLAAIGNGNSGEITARDNENHQGLTKDLEANMWVDAGGSSEPVAKTEDDTLADCDREEMFVWPWIGIVVNIPTERKDGRYVGQSGSKLRDQFIKRGFNPTRVHPLWNFRGHSGTAVVEFNKDWSGFSNAMSFEKAYEADHHGKRDWKLFMNNGPSDLYGWVARADDYNSNGIIGEHLKKIGDLRTISDLMDEEHRKTNKLVSNLTNIIEVKNRHLEEIKGKFSETAETMEKLMTEKDKLHHSYNEEIKKIQMSARDHFLRIFNDHEKLKSQVESHKHELDERGKQLEMREAKNETERKKLSEDIEKNALRNSSLQLASIEQIKADENVLKLAEEQKRKKEDLHKRIILLEKQLDAKQALELEIEQMKGSLNVMKHMGDDDLEVLQKVDGMHSMLREKESELESLESLNQHLIVKERKSNDELQDARKELINGLRDVSKGGKIGVKRMGELDNKPFHEAMLKRYKDEEAADDRATELCSLWEEYLRDPEWHPFKVVIVNDKPQEMINEEDEKLKGVREELGEDVYLAVKAALAEINDYNPSGRYIVSELWNYDEGRKATLKEGSRFLLDKYKAAQLKRGIGGRF; encoded by the exons ATGGACTCTGACATAAGTGAATCTGAAATGGAGGAATATCAAGTTAAAACTTACGAAGAACTGAATAATGGGATTAAGCGTGTTAGAACATCAAATGATGCATTCACTTGTCCATATTGTCCGAAGAAAAGGAAAGGAGATTACCAGTACAAGGAACTCTTACAGCACGCCAGTGGGATTGGCAATGGAAATTCAGCGAAAAGAACAGTGAGGGATAAGGCTAATCACCAGGGTTTGACAAAATATTTGGAGGCTAACATGGGGGCAGATGCAGGAGGCTCTTCAGAGCCTGTAGCTAAAACCAAAGATGATACTCTTGCAGCGATTGGAAATGGAAATTCAGGGGAAATAACAGCAAGGGATAATGAAAATCACCAGGGATTGACAAAAGATTTGGAGGCTAACATGTGGGTAGATGCAGGAGGCTCTTCAGAGCCTGTAGCTAAAACCGAAGATGATACTCTTGCCGACTGTGACCGTGAAGAGATGTTTGTTTGGCCATGGATTGGTATTGTGGTTAACATTCCCACTGAAAGGAAGGATGGTCGTTATGTTGGGCAAAGTGGGTCAAAGCTAAGGGACCAGTTCATTAAGAGAGGATTTAATCCTACAAGAGTCCATCCACTCTGGAATTTCCGTGGTCACTCAGGAACTGCTGTCGTGGAGTTTAACAAAGATTGGTCTGGTTTCAGCAATGCAATGTCATTTGAAAAGGCTTATGAGGCAGATCACCACGGGAAAAGGGACTGGAAGTTATTTATGAACAACGGACCATCTGATCTCTATGGTTGGGTTGCTCGAGCTGATGACTACAATTCTAACGGAATTATCGGGGAGCACcttaaaaaaattggagatCTTAGAACTATTTCAGATTTAATGGATGAGGAACACCGCAAAACTAATAAACTTGTATCGAATTTGACGAACATTATTGAGGTCAAGAATAGGCACTTGGAAGAAATAAAAGGCAAATTCAGCGAGACTGCAGAAACAATGGAAAAATTAATGACAGAGAAGGACAAATTGCATCATTCCTACAATGAAG agattaaaaaaatacagATGAGTGCAAGAGATCATTTCCTGAGGATTTTCAATGACCATGAGAAACTCAAATCACAAGTAGAATCTCATAAACATGAGCTGGATGAACGGGGAAAACAACTGGAGATGCGTGAGGCCAAAAATGAAACTGAAAGGAAGAAACTTTCTGAAGATATTGAAAAG AATGCTTTGAGAAATAGTTCTCTTCAATTGGCATCCATTGAGCAAATAAAAGCTGATGAAAATGTACTGAAACTTGCTGAAGAACAGAAG AGGAAAAAAGAGGATCTTCACAAAAGAATAATTCTATTGGAGAAACAACTGGATGCAAAACAAGCCCTAGAGCTTGAAATTGAACAAATGAAAGGATCATTGAATGTCATGAAGCATATGGGGGATGATGACTTGGAAGTCCTACAAAAGGTTGACGGAATGCATTCAATGTTGAGAGAAAAAGAATCGGAGCTTGAAAGTTTAGAGTCCCTTAATCAACATTTAATAGTGAAGGAGCGGAAAAGCAACGATGAGCTGCAGGATGCACGCAAAGAACTCATAAAT GGGTTGAGAGATGTGTCGAAAGGGGGTAAGATTGGAGTAAAAAGAATGGGAGAACTGGATAACAAGCCTTTCCACGAGGCAATGCTTAAGAGATACAAAGACGAAGAAGCAGCAGATGATAGAGCTACAGAACTGTGTTCACTATGGGAGGAGTATTTGCGAGATCCCGAATGGCATCCTTTTAAAGTGGTGATTGTGAACGACAAACCACAG GAAATGATAAACGAGGAAGATGAGAAGCTGAAAGGAGTAAGGGAGGAGCTTGGGGAAGATGTTTACTTGGCGGTTAAAGCAGCTTTGGCCGAAATCAATGATTATAACCCGAGTGGAAGATACATAGTCTCAGAGCTGTGGAATTATGATGAAGGAAGGAAAGCAACACTGAAAGAGGGTAGTAGATTTTTGCTTGACAAATACAAAGCAGCACAGCTCAAGAGAGGAATAGGAGGAAGGTTCTAA